In one Desulfoferula mesophila genomic region, the following are encoded:
- a CDS encoding 4Fe-4S ferredoxin has translation MDNKDIAQAIREAASRLLAEGAVDCVIGYEAGTLPMRERPFFAYTPEEAQRLTWTGFCCNNLANFLVRRPQGEAGKVAVVAQGCVSRSIVGLIKEHQITREQVHVIGVASPGMLDRDKVQALVGPEKVITAVSEEGEDLLVEGPGWQERLPRKKVMRDNCYTCVQRNPVIHDDMIGEESEPTHGGQIDKVAAPWEKLDTAGRLAAFAENYQDCIRCYACRDACPLCYCHVCFVDESQPQWCGKTQDGSDVLTYHLLRAFHCAGRCTDCGACESACPQGIKVRRLTSKIEKDVRELYGYAPGLDEKSVPPLSAHKPDDPQGFIK, from the coding sequence ATGGACAACAAAGACATTGCCCAAGCCATCCGCGAGGCGGCCTCCCGCCTCCTGGCCGAGGGGGCGGTCGATTGCGTGATCGGCTACGAGGCAGGGACCCTGCCCATGCGCGAGCGCCCCTTTTTCGCCTACACCCCGGAGGAGGCCCAGCGCCTCACCTGGACCGGCTTCTGCTGTAACAACCTGGCCAATTTCCTGGTGCGCCGGCCCCAGGGCGAGGCGGGCAAGGTGGCCGTGGTGGCCCAGGGCTGCGTCAGCCGCAGCATCGTGGGGCTCATCAAGGAGCACCAGATCACCCGCGAGCAGGTGCACGTCATCGGGGTGGCCAGCCCCGGCATGCTGGACCGGGACAAGGTGCAGGCCCTGGTGGGCCCGGAAAAGGTGATCACCGCGGTGAGCGAGGAGGGCGAGGACCTCTTGGTGGAGGGCCCCGGCTGGCAGGAGCGCCTGCCGCGCAAAAAGGTGATGCGCGACAACTGCTACACCTGCGTGCAGCGCAACCCGGTGATCCACGACGACATGATCGGCGAGGAAAGCGAGCCCACCCACGGCGGGCAAATCGACAAGGTGGCCGCGCCCTGGGAAAAGCTCGACACCGCCGGGCGTCTGGCCGCCTTTGCCGAAAACTACCAGGACTGTATCCGCTGCTACGCCTGCCGCGATGCCTGCCCGTTGTGCTATTGCCACGTGTGCTTCGTGGACGAGTCCCAGCCCCAGTGGTGCGGCAAAACCCAGGACGGCTCCGACGTGCTCACCTATCATCTGCTCCGGGCCTTTCACTGCGCCGGCCGCTGTACTGATTGCGGGGCCTGTGAGAGCGCCTGCCCCCAGGGCATCAAGGTGCGCCGCCTGACCAGCAAGATAGAAAAGGACGTGCGCGAGCTCTACGGCTACGCCCCAGGCCTGGATGAAAAGTCAGTGCCTCCGCTCAGCGCCCACAAGCCGGACGACCCTCAGGGGTTTATCAAGTAA
- a CDS encoding 4Fe-4S dicluster domain-containing protein, which produces MSDKILNKDQAASFLAELGRERDLFAPAVSQGKVVWAPLEPGQEPLWRFSNTALSPKEFFFPQTECLMRFKNRQDGEEGMIMHPEPELARERALVNMRPCDAKAFGVLDLIFCQDQMTDDPYWRDKREKSLIVALACNDPCPTCFCTSMNCGPHAEAGADVLLVDLGERLLAKGVSDKGREAIAALPEADEADLAAAEGAKQKAEAAITTQVAMDNIGGREVMELYEAKHWDRVHESCLNCGTCTFFCPTCHCFDIQDETQGEQGRRVRNWDYCMSWLFTQHGSGHNPRGAKKDRVRQRFMHKFSYIPLKRGGEIGCVGCGRCVQQCPVNIDVREVVRDMNA; this is translated from the coding sequence ATGTCCGACAAGATACTCAACAAGGACCAGGCCGCCTCCTTTTTGGCCGAGTTGGGCCGGGAACGCGACCTCTTCGCCCCGGCCGTGAGCCAGGGCAAGGTGGTCTGGGCCCCCCTGGAGCCCGGCCAAGAGCCGCTCTGGCGGTTCAGCAACACCGCCCTGAGCCCCAAGGAGTTTTTCTTCCCCCAGACCGAGTGCCTGATGCGCTTCAAGAACCGCCAAGACGGCGAGGAGGGCATGATCATGCACCCGGAGCCCGAGCTGGCCCGGGAGCGGGCGCTGGTCAACATGCGCCCCTGCGACGCCAAGGCCTTTGGCGTGCTGGATCTGATCTTCTGCCAGGACCAGATGACCGACGATCCCTATTGGCGCGACAAGCGCGAGAAGTCGCTGATCGTGGCCCTGGCCTGCAACGATCCCTGTCCCACCTGCTTTTGCACCTCCATGAACTGCGGGCCCCACGCCGAAGCCGGGGCCGACGTGCTCCTGGTGGATCTGGGCGAGAGGCTGCTGGCCAAGGGGGTGAGCGACAAGGGCCGGGAGGCCATCGCCGCCCTGCCCGAGGCGGACGAGGCAGACCTGGCCGCCGCGGAGGGGGCCAAGCAAAAGGCCGAGGCGGCCATCACCACCCAGGTGGCCATGGATAACATCGGGGGGCGCGAGGTGATGGAGCTCTACGAGGCCAAGCACTGGGACCGGGTGCATGAGTCCTGCCTCAACTGCGGCACCTGCACCTTTTTCTGCCCCACCTGCCACTGCTTCGACATCCAGGACGAGACCCAGGGTGAGCAGGGCCGCCGGGTGCGCAACTGGGACTATTGCATGAGTTGGCTGTTTACCCAGCACGGCAGCGGGCACAACCCGCGCGGCGCCAAGAAGGACCGGGTGCGCCAGCGCTTCATGCACAAGTTCTCCTACATCCCACTCAAGCGCGGCGGCGAGATCGGCTGCGTGGGTTGCGGCCGCTGCGTGCAGCAGTGCCCGGTGAACATCGACGTGCGCGAAGTCGTGCGCGATATGAACGCTTGA
- a CDS encoding FAD/NAD(P)-binding protein: MPNPYVPYPVKISESLVETEDKQLKSFWLDFLDPDHAQAFDYTPGQFAELSVSGYGEIPIGIASSPTEGDTLLFTVNKVGVVSNRLHQMAQGDIMGVRGPLGNSYPLEEMRGKNIVIVAGGFAVTTLRATVTWLLDPAHRGDYGDIDFIYGARTPGLLLYEPQWRDWQQRDDINCHVTIDREAQGWDGMVGFVPSVCEQVAPSPDNAVALICGPPVMIRFTQPVFDKLGWQSEQIVMSLENRMKCGIGICGRCNVGPEYVCKDGPVFTKAQLERLPAEY; the protein is encoded by the coding sequence ATGCCTAATCCATACGTCCCTTATCCGGTCAAGATCAGCGAAAGCTTGGTGGAGACCGAGGACAAGCAACTCAAATCCTTTTGGCTGGATTTTCTGGACCCGGACCATGCCCAGGCCTTTGACTACACCCCCGGCCAGTTCGCCGAACTGAGCGTCTCGGGCTACGGCGAAATCCCCATCGGCATCGCCTCCAGCCCCACCGAGGGCGACACCCTGCTGTTCACGGTGAACAAGGTGGGGGTGGTTAGCAACCGGCTCCACCAGATGGCCCAGGGTGACATCATGGGAGTGCGCGGCCCCCTGGGCAACAGCTACCCCCTGGAGGAGATGCGGGGCAAGAACATCGTCATCGTGGCCGGCGGCTTCGCGGTGACCACCTTGCGGGCCACGGTGACCTGGCTGTTGGACCCGGCCCATCGCGGCGACTACGGCGACATCGACTTCATCTACGGCGCGCGCACCCCCGGCCTACTGCTCTACGAGCCGCAGTGGCGTGATTGGCAGCAGCGCGACGACATCAACTGCCACGTAACCATCGACCGCGAGGCACAGGGCTGGGACGGCATGGTGGGCTTCGTGCCCTCGGTGTGCGAGCAGGTGGCCCCCTCGCCGGACAACGCGGTGGCCCTCATCTGCGGCCCGCCGGTGATGATCCGCTTCACCCAGCCGGTGTTCGACAAGCTGGGCTGGCAGTCCGAGCAGATCGTGATGAGCCTGGAGAACCGCATGAAGTGCGGCATCGGCATCTGCGGACGCTGCAACGTAGGGCCCGAGTACGTGTGCAAGGACGGCCCGGTGTTCACCAAGGCCCAACTGGAGCGCCTGCCGGCCGAGTACTAG
- a CDS encoding hydrogenase iron-sulfur subunit: MSPNESFEPRIAAFFCNWCTYGGADLAGVSRLQYPPNIRAIRIPCTGRLSPSFVLQAFRQGADGVWISGCHPGDCHYIEGNLYARRRFTVLKNLLEYVGLEPGRLHFSWISSAEATKFQQTVIEVTEAVKALGPNQFLRKDIGIVA; the protein is encoded by the coding sequence ATGAGTCCCAACGAAAGCTTCGAGCCGCGCATCGCGGCCTTCTTCTGCAACTGGTGCACCTATGGCGGCGCCGACCTGGCCGGGGTGAGCCGCCTGCAATATCCTCCCAACATCCGCGCCATCCGCATCCCCTGCACCGGCCGCCTCAGCCCCAGCTTCGTGCTGCAGGCCTTTCGCCAAGGGGCCGACGGCGTGTGGATCAGCGGCTGCCACCCCGGCGACTGCCATTACATCGAGGGCAACCTCTATGCCCGCCGCCGTTTCACCGTGCTCAAGAACCTGCTGGAGTACGTGGGCCTGGAGCCCGGCCGCCTGCACTTCTCCTGGATCTCGTCGGCCGAGGCCACCAAGTTCCAGCAAACGGTCATCGAGGTGACCGAGGCGGTCAAGGCCCTGGGGCCCAACCAATTCCTGCGCAAAGACATAGGCATAGTGGCCTGA